The Candidatus Alcyoniella australis genome includes the window GTCATAGTGCCTTTCGACCACGAGGGTTATCGGCTGCTGACGGAGGGCATTGAAAGCAGCGATGATGGCACTGCGCCTATTGACTGGGCCTCTGAAAAGTTTCCATCGGGTCCAATTTGCGGAGCCATTTTAGCGGGGCGACCAACCGGTCGCCCCGCGTCGTTTAACGGGAGCCCCAATCGGCAACGGTCGGGGCTTCCGCCTTTCAGGGCCAGTCGTGGCGAGACAAATAGGGGGACACCAGAGACAAATAGGAAACAAATAGGGGGACACCATACCTATTTATTGCCAGACAAGTCACAACAAACTCCACGTCTCCACGTAGATTCTTCGGCCTGCGTCCTCTGAATGACGGAGTGGCGTCAATGTCTACTAGGCAATGAAAGGGACACGATACTTAATTATTGTCAATGGTCCTGTTTCTGTTATCTTTTTCCCATGACACGTATATCGCGAGTGGTGGCCCCTGGGATTCCTCATCCCCGGAGTTTTGGGGACACGAAACTTAATTGACTGTTGACGCCATACCTCTATTAGTGCTTATCTATCAGTTGGTTAAACTATAATTAAGTATCATGTCCCCCAAACTAACCCTGCTCTTGTAACGCCGAATTTCACCCGCCAAGTAAGATAGCATTTGACACAACTCCCCATCCACTGGTAAAATATAAAGGTGCTCATTGAAAACCGAATCTCGGACGGCGATTGAACAAAAAAACTGAGGGGCGGCTAGTTGACATAATGTTTTGCCAAAAATTCCATACGATTATTTCGCACTAGAATCAGCAACTTACAGACCGGCGAAAACTCAACCTATGCGATCAACTAAGCCCTATCGTACTCGCGCGGAATTACAGCGGAATCGCGGTTTTTTTCGAAAGATTATCGCATGCGTGCGGTTTCAAGATTACCCTGATTAATCAAGAGCTTACGCGACAGGGGAAAACAGTATATGAACATCGCATGGAGCCAAATCGCGATTACCCTGCAATTCCAACGACTATACGCGCTTCGTAACCTATACGAAATCTGTGATTTGAAATCCCAATTCGCATGCAAGTCCTAAAGTATTTTACCAAGGGCGGGCTGTTAAGCCGTTGATTATTAGAGACAAACCCGGGTAAAACAGCGAAATCCAGCATGTAAAGTATCACTTGACATTATCGCGCATACACCTTGATAAGAAGCGGGTCTTTGGCGATTCGCCTAGTCCGGACTATTCATGAGGGTTCGTCAGCAAGGCGTGCAAGTGTGCGACACAGTAGAAGCATCGTCAATAGTGCGGGCTAGAGCAGCCGATCAACGATTGTGCCCAGGCCCCAGCTTGCGGCGTTGGCCACCAGCGAGGCGCAGGCCGCGCGCCCCAGGGAGATCGGCCGGGCGATCAGCCAGAAGGTCAGGGTCTCGATCAGCACGACCAGCGATTCGCCGGTAGCCAGATAAAGCTCATAATTATCGGGTATTACCATCGGCCAGGCGAACCACAGCAGCGGGTGCGTCAGGCAGGTGCCCGCAGCACCGGCCACTGCCGCGCGCCACAGCGGGACTTGACCCCGCGCAAAGAGCACGAAGATCGGCACCTCGACCGCCAGGGTAAAAACAAATGCTTTGAGCCACAGAATCATCAACCAATGCAGTTCCGACATCAGCTAGAGCCTGCGGTGTACGGCCACCACGCGACCGGCAATGCGCAGCTCGGTGGCGGTGGTGATGCGGATCGGTTGGTAGTCGGGGTTGCTGGGCATCAGCAGCGGCCCGTCGCCATCCTCGAGCATGCGTTTGACCGTGGCCTCGCCGTCAACCAGCGCCACCACGATGTCGCCTGGATGCACCTCGGCGCGGCTGTCCACGAACGCCAGGTCGTTGTCCATGATCCCGTCGCCGCTCATTGAATCGCCGCGCACGCGCAAACAGAACAGGCCGGGCTTGGGCGGAATCAGGCCCAGGGGATCGATCAGCTCCTCGAGCGACTCGTCCGAGAGCGCAGGCACTCCGGCGCGCACACGTCCCAGCAGCGGCACCAGACCCGGCTGACCCAGGGCCGCTCTGCCGCGGGGAGTGACGCGCCACGAGCGGCTGCGGCCCGGCGCGTTGTCGGCCAGGTCCAATCCTTTGAGCGCACGTAGCGCTTCGCTGATCGCGTTGACGCTGCGCAGGCCGAGCTGTTGTTGAAGCTGGCGCAGGGTCGGCGGCATGCCCAGCTCGGCGGTCAGCTCCCACAGCGCGTCGAGCACGCGGACACGGGCGTTGGTCAGCCGTTGGGCCATGTATCACCCTCTCGCGCATGGCGTTGGTTGTTGGTCAACGTACCTCTTTGCGTCATGAGTCAGGCTCATTTGCGGGTTTTATCGCTAGTTAAGGCCGCGGTGCTGGCCGGTAAAACCGCGCCTTTGCCAAAGCGCTGCCAGATCTCGTCGCAGGCCGGGCCCAGCAGCTGCATCCGACGCTCGTCCGGGCCGGATCGCCCAACAGCTCGCCCTGGCCCACCGGCCGGTCGACCAGGCCGCGTACGGCGAATCCGATCAGCCGCAACGGACGATGGTCGCGCCAGGCTTGATCGAACATTTCGTGGGCCGCGTGCAGCAACGTGGCCGTTACCTGGGTCGCGCAGGGCAATGTCAGGCCGCGGGTGATGGTCGAAAAGTCGGCGTAGCGCAGCTTGAGCCCCACGCTCTTGGCGTACAGCCGTTGGGAGCGCAGGCGGTTGCCCACACGCGCCACAAGCCGGTCGAGGCAAGCCTCGAGCTGCGCGCGCTGGGCCAGATCGCTGGCGAAAGTCTGCTCGTGGCTGATCGAACGCCGCTCGTGCTCGGTGTGCACCGGCGTGGAATCAATGCCGCCGGCCATCTGTTTCAGCCGCGGACCGTGCACACCGAACGTGCTCAGCAGCCACTGCTCGGAGGTCTGGGCCAGTTGACCGATGGTCTCGATGTTGTGGCGCGCCAGTTGTTGTTGGGCTCGCGGCCCGACTCCCCACAGCCGTCCCACGGCCAAGGGTGCGAGGAATGCGCGAGACTCTCCGGGAGGCACCACCACCAGGCCGTCGGGCTTTTGCAGGTCGCTGGCGACCTTGGCCACTAGTCGGCTGTCGGCCAGACCCACTGAGGCGGTCAGCTCCAGCTCGTGGGCCACCCGCAGCTTGACCTGCTGGGCCACACCCCGGGGCGGACCCCACAGCCGCGCCGTGCCCTCTAGGTCGACGAACGCCTCGTCGCAACTCAGCGGCTCGACCAGCGGACTGTAGCTGCGCAAAATCTCGAACAGCAGATTGGACGCCGTGTTGTAGGCATCAAAGCGCGGATCCACGCGCACCAGGTTGGGGCACAACAGCAAAGCGCGGGCCATGGACATCGCCGAATGCACGCCGAATTGCCGCGCCTCGTAACTAGCGGCCGCCACCACGCCCCGGCCCTGGGCCGGACCGCCCACTGCCACCGGACGGCCGCGCAACGTCGGATCGTCGCGTTGCTCGATCGACGCGAAAAACGCGTCCATGTCCACGTGCATAATCGCGCGTTGCCGGTTGCATAACTTTTGTGCAGTGGCCGCGCCCGATACAATTCGGTTGCCCATGCTGCTCACAGGGGCATTATACTGTACATTTGTACAGCTTCAAGGCGAATATCGAATTTTTAACATCAAAAAACTGAGAGGCCGCCGTGAAAATTTGACCCATGAATTCGATGTTTTGCAGTTCTAGCCTATGTTATCGATGTGATTCATGCCCCTGCCCGCGGATAACAGGTTGAAATTACATGTCCTTGTTTTTCAATCTGTATCACCCTTGACACATGGCACATGGCTTGCTTATAATCCGTTTTGCAGGAAACGTGATAGCTTCACACCGTAGCTATTGACCTCCTTTTTGGATGCTGAGGTTGCCCCGCCTCAGCCCTTTTTTTATCCATTACACACGATTCCCAATCCCCCATTTAGGCCGCAGCAAAAAACGCGAGCAGACCAAGGTCGTAGCTCAATGGCCCTGGCTGCGTCGGATGATGGAGGGTGGGTAATAATGTTGAATAACATTATTTGGTGAACACTAACGGGGCAGGGCTCCGGTGATCCCTTTGTAGCGCGGGATTTTCGCCGCCTCAAAACCAAGCTGCACCGCCTCGATCACCACGGCGATCTTGTCGCCGCCGGGCGAAATCGAGACGTAGACGATCTTGTACTGAATGAATTTGCGCCAGGCCGAGCGGTCGGCCTGCAGTACCTGCCAGGGGCCGGAGTTGCGGCGGATCGAGAGGCTGAACTTGGATTTGGCGTCCCAGGGGTTCTCCGCATTTTGCTCGACGCTCTGTTCGAGTTTGATCTCGTAGTGTTGGTCGCCCAGGCTGAAGCGCACCAGGTTCTCGCCGAACTGTTTGATCACCGAGTCGTAGCCCAGCCAGACCGCGATCGGTTGGCGGTAAACCTCGTTGCCCTTTCGGCCGCGGATCCCCAAGGCTCCCAGTTGGGTGTGCGTGCGTTGGTCGAACCGCGCGGCGTCGTTGGCAGCGCGCTCCATGTCCGGGTAGTCCCGCTCGGTGAACTCGCCCTCGAGCTTCTTGACGAAATCGTTTTTCAGCGCGTCGATCACGTACACGTGGATCGACTCGCCGGCCAGCGCCCCGCCGGAATAGTCACCGCGCTCGCCGAACGCCCACAGTTTGTCGTCGTCGGACCAGCCGTAGATGACCAGCGTGTTGCCCGTGGGCATCGGCTGAGCCGCTGCAACGGCCGCAAAGGTCAGGGCCGAGAGCAGGACCGCAATGA containing:
- the lexA gene encoding transcriptional repressor LexA, coding for MAQRLTNARVRVLDALWELTAELGMPPTLRQLQQQLGLRSVNAISEALRALKGLDLADNAPGRSRSWRVTPRGRAALGQPGLVPLLGRVRAGVPALSDESLEELIDPLGLIPPKPGLFCLRVRGDSMSGDGIMDNDLAFVDSRAEVHPGDIVVALVDGEATVKRMLEDGDGPLLMPSNPDYQPIRITTATELRIAGRVVAVHRRL
- the dinB gene encoding DNA polymerase IV: MGNRIVSGAATAQKLCNRQRAIMHVDMDAFFASIEQRDDPTLRGRPVAVGGPAQGRGVVAAASYEARQFGVHSAMSMARALLLCPNLVRVDPRFDAYNTASNLLFEILRSYSPLVEPLSCDEAFVDLEGTARLWGPPRGVAQQVKLRVAHELELTASVGLADSRLVAKVASDLQKPDGLVVVPPGESRAFLAPLAVGRLWGVGPRAQQQLARHNIETIGQLAQTSEQWLLSTFGVHGPRLKQMAGGIDSTPVHTEHERRSISHEQTFASDLAQRAQLEACLDRLVARVGNRLRSQRLYAKSVGLKLRYADFSTITRGLTLPCATQVTATLLHAAHEMFDQAWRDHRPLRLIGFAVRGLVDRPVGQGELLGDPARTSVGCSCWARPATRSGSALAKARFYRPAPRP